A window of Echeneis naucrates chromosome 13, fEcheNa1.1, whole genome shotgun sequence contains these coding sequences:
- the nrgnb gene encoding neurogranin (protein kinase C substrate, RC3) b isoform X4 encodes MDCHNEECSRPQEEEDIMDIPLDDPEANRAAAKIQAGFRGHMTRKKMKPEDKAEGEERQEDRGQ; translated from the exons ATGGACTGTCACAAC GAGGAGTGCAGCCGGccccaggaggaggaggatattATGGACATCCCCTTGGATGACCCAGAGGCCAACAGAGCTGCTGCCAAAATCCAGGCTGGCTTCCGTGGTCACATGACCCGTAAGAAGATGAAGCCGGAGGACAAAGCAGAAGGGGAGGAG AGGCAGGAGGATCGGGGACAGTAG
- the nrgnb gene encoding neurogranin (protein kinase C substrate, RC3) b isoform X3 — protein MDCHNEECSRPQEEEDIMDIPLDDPEANRAAAKIQAGFRGHMTRKKMKPEDKAEGEEVSSTGDVLNGSQGDTEAGGSGTVERDNTSVPEQ, from the exons ATGGACTGTCACAAC GAGGAGTGCAGCCGGccccaggaggaggaggatattATGGACATCCCCTTGGATGACCCAGAGGCCAACAGAGCTGCTGCCAAAATCCAGGCTGGCTTCCGTGGTCACATGACCCGTAAGAAGATGAAGCCGGAGGACAAAGCAGAAGGGGAGGAGGTGAGCAGCACTGGGGATGTGCTCAACGGCAGTCAGGGGGACACAG AGGCAGGAGGATCGGGGACAGTAGAGAGAGACAACACATCTGTGCCAGAGCAGTGA